Proteins from one Pontibacter korlensis genomic window:
- a CDS encoding putative phage abortive infection protein — MSESKQKLSKYEITGYALIILGAVVLVWGTIKFNLVKELYLDPADREGVFGQYGEFIGGIVGSLWALAGVFLFFATLTYQKREFELQRFELHKTQKIFQQQNFSTLYISFIQKHNDIIDSLVAYDINQSAWRGSNFFVFFQEKVLTSFVQKVRSLEANEKTEQELLSIFQDYFTYHFTFYQNSLNPYLKNLSVLFKLIQRYKAETQDQGEYYSFITKANFTQSELFLIYHVAQFSLLSEFNRLGSAFGVFEDMSEENKVAYIVRQELD, encoded by the coding sequence ATGTCAGAATCTAAACAAAAGCTCAGCAAGTATGAGATTACCGGTTATGCCCTGATTATACTGGGTGCGGTTGTGCTTGTCTGGGGAACTATCAAGTTTAATCTAGTAAAAGAACTGTACCTCGACCCAGCAGACAGGGAAGGGGTGTTCGGGCAGTACGGGGAGTTTATAGGTGGCATTGTGGGTTCGCTCTGGGCCCTTGCGGGAGTATTTCTGTTCTTTGCCACACTCACCTACCAAAAGCGAGAGTTTGAGCTGCAGCGCTTCGAACTGCATAAGACGCAAAAGATCTTTCAGCAGCAAAACTTTTCTACGCTGTACATCAGCTTCATCCAAAAGCACAACGACATTATCGACTCGCTGGTCGCTTATGATATAAATCAGAGTGCCTGGCGTGGCTCTAACTTCTTTGTTTTCTTTCAGGAGAAGGTGCTTACTTCTTTTGTACAGAAAGTTAGAAGCCTTGAAGCAAATGAGAAAACAGAGCAGGAGCTGCTAAGCATCTTTCAAGACTACTTTACCTATCATTTTACATTTTATCAGAACTCTCTCAACCCGTACCTGAAGAACCTTAGTGTACTTTTTAAGCTGATTCAGCGATACAAGGCAGAGACACAGGACCAGGGTGAATACTACAGCTTTATCACCAAAGCGAATTTTACTCAATCAGAGCTGTTTTTAATTTACCATGTAGCGCAGTTTAGCCTGTTAAGTGAGTTTAACAGACTTGGCAGTGCGTTCGGTGTGTTCGAGGATATGAGTGAGGAAAACAAGGTGGCGTATATCGTGCGGCAGGAGCTGGATTAA
- a CDS encoding chemotaxis protein CheC, translating into MGKRNTNETTTMMMETQISELERDIIKEILNIGLARAADSFAAIAKDKVLLKVPDIQLIEVKELLELVAQYEDTHVIIQSDIKGDFNGATLMLFSDDHIVRLSEVCLSMVDVQKGELSVMQESLLLEISNIITGALVTQLANILKANIYGSPPKAPKSHIADSLKDILVQHPLFQPLVFTVITRFTHNSRSVELPLLLFFDTKTFITIIDIIRTFDLGKNNLMETD; encoded by the coding sequence ATGGGTAAGCGAAACACAAACGAGACGACAACTATGATGATGGAAACTCAGATATCAGAGTTAGAGAGAGATATTATCAAGGAGATTCTGAACATCGGCCTGGCAAGGGCTGCAGACTCTTTTGCGGCTATTGCAAAAGACAAGGTGCTGCTAAAGGTGCCAGACATCCAGTTAATAGAAGTAAAGGAGCTTTTAGAGCTAGTTGCCCAGTATGAAGATACCCATGTGATCATACAATCAGATATAAAAGGTGACTTTAATGGTGCTACCCTGATGCTCTTCTCTGATGATCATATTGTTCGTTTGTCTGAAGTGTGCCTTTCAATGGTAGATGTGCAGAAAGGGGAACTTTCGGTTATGCAGGAGTCGCTGCTGTTGGAAATCAGCAATATCATAACAGGTGCACTGGTAACACAACTGGCCAATATTCTTAAAGCCAACATCTACGGATCTCCTCCTAAAGCCCCCAAAAGCCATATAGCAGACTCTTTGAAAGATATTTTGGTGCAGCATCCACTGTTCCAGCCGCTTGTGTTTACTGTAATTACCCGCTTTACCCATAACTCCAGAAGTGTTGAGTTACCGCTGCTGCTGTTCTTCGACACCAAAACCTTCATTACTATAATTGACATAATCCGCACTTTCGATTTAGGCAAGAACAACCTGATGGAAACCGACTGA
- a CDS encoding chemotaxis protein CheA: protein MKSREQEYKEIFIAEALEYFDALNRHISTLEKEPDSDETLAEIFRLLHNLKANSKAIGYLQISDVSHKLETAFSLIRNKELTFSDEVVGVLFDGIDLLGELIHNVDNPNYGEPDPVLLRNLDIIVENLSDSTIELAKVQKYNTSKNLALSELIYIQIRKLDHMMNLVGELMIDRDRILSISRDLNNDELKSVSSHLYRITEDLQYSVMDARLVNIGSLFNKFPRIVRDVATAEGKEVNLELIGHDIQIDRNILQIMADSLLHLVRNAITHGLEKPDERQAKGKGAVGVLRLAAQSDRENVLLKLQDDGRGIDLKQVKRTAVEKQLISAEAARGMSDNEVLSLLFEPGFSTAKEITEYSGRGVGLDVVKNAIDSIGGRISVDSQKGKGTTFSMQLPSSIAVKGALLFEVDSIYFAIPLIHTDQVVSLDKDELHEVGGVLIANLKGETVTVVYLNELLNAPEATMDLGDKSRLNGQVQNIIIVSYNNRKLGLIVDKLYRQQDIVVKSLSKPLDQIDIYGGVTLLGTGKVCLVLDVPAVTRYFIQRKQG, encoded by the coding sequence ATGAAATCGAGAGAACAGGAATATAAAGAAATATTTATAGCCGAGGCCCTGGAGTACTTTGATGCGCTCAACAGGCATATCAGCACACTAGAGAAAGAACCTGATAGCGACGAGACGCTGGCAGAGATTTTCCGTTTGCTGCATAACCTGAAAGCCAACTCCAAAGCTATCGGATACCTGCAGATCTCGGATGTGTCGCACAAGCTGGAAACAGCCTTTAGCCTTATCCGGAATAAAGAGCTGACTTTTAGCGATGAAGTGGTAGGGGTGCTCTTCGACGGAATTGACCTGCTTGGAGAGCTGATTCACAATGTGGACAACCCAAACTATGGGGAGCCTGACCCGGTGCTGCTGCGAAACCTTGACATTATTGTCGAGAATCTTTCTGACAGCACCATCGAGCTAGCCAAGGTACAGAAGTATAATACTTCTAAGAATCTGGCGCTTTCAGAGCTGATTTATATTCAGATCAGAAAGCTTGACCACATGATGAACTTGGTGGGTGAGTTGATGATTGACCGGGACAGAATTCTGTCAATCAGCCGCGACCTTAATAACGATGAACTCAAGAGCGTGAGTTCACACCTGTACCGCATAACTGAGGATTTGCAGTATAGTGTGATGGATGCGCGCCTAGTAAATATAGGATCGCTCTTTAACAAGTTCCCGCGCATTGTGCGTGATGTAGCTACCGCTGAGGGGAAAGAGGTAAACCTTGAACTGATCGGTCATGATATTCAGATCGACAGGAATATCCTGCAGATTATGGCAGACTCTCTGCTGCACCTGGTGCGAAATGCGATTACGCATGGTCTGGAAAAACCAGATGAGAGGCAGGCAAAAGGGAAAGGTGCTGTTGGAGTGCTAAGACTGGCGGCTCAGAGCGATCGGGAGAATGTGCTTTTGAAGCTACAAGATGATGGTAGAGGCATAGACCTGAAGCAGGTGAAGCGCACAGCAGTTGAAAAGCAGCTTATTTCTGCTGAGGCGGCAAGAGGAATGTCTGACAATGAGGTGTTGTCTCTTTTGTTTGAGCCAGGATTTTCAACGGCTAAGGAAATAACGGAGTACTCCGGCCGAGGTGTAGGGTTGGATGTAGTGAAAAATGCTATAGATTCCATTGGCGGCCGCATTTCTGTTGATTCTCAAAAAGGCAAAGGAACAACCTTTTCAATGCAGTTGCCCTCTTCGATTGCCGTGAAAGGAGCACTGTTGTTTGAAGTGGATAGTATTTATTTTGCTATTCCACTTATACACACCGACCAGGTAGTGTCGCTGGATAAGGACGAACTACATGAGGTCGGGGGCGTACTCATCGCCAACTTAAAAGGAGAGACCGTTACGGTAGTATACTTGAACGAGCTCTTAAATGCCCCTGAGGCAACTATGGACCTTGGAGACAAAAGCCGGCTTAACGGACAGGTGCAGAACATCATCATCGTGTCCTACAACAACAGGAAGCTCGGGCTTATTGTAGATAAATTGTATAGGCAGCAGGATATCGTGGTAAAATCACTGAGTAAGCCGCTGGACCAAATAGATATTTATGGGGGAGTTACATTGCTTGGCACGGGTAAGGTTTGCCTGGTGTTGGATGTGCCGGCAGTGACGCGTTACTTTATTCAAAGAAAGCAGGGGTGA
- a CDS encoding chemotaxis protein CheB produces the protein MLRVLIADGSSYSRLVLQDIIGSADGVQVTDLAADGGELLEKLKVDKAELVVLDYDLPNNEDLLVLKRIFSEVPVPVLLLLQQEQLTLEMLKQAVELGVYGVVLKPGNSRYYTNYRSIAQEVLRKVLAVRQTELYDTQQRLKQLQQEVVFLKEASQLGRQNNSTADTVIVIGASTGGTQAVESIVKQLSPDLNASVLVALHLPQNFTRTYSERLRSLTPLKVVEGHRGVKLCPGKIIVAPGGCNMVVESIMGSRENLMVSFTDEEPVLYDQPSIDLLMRSVAQSAVKQVVGVILTGMGKDGTSGASYIRSRGGIVVAQNEETSAIFGMAKSAIDSGYINKVLPLPEIPQFLNRFVAGQQQVRVTDSKYEIERTGI, from the coding sequence ATGTTGCGAGTGCTGATTGCGGATGGCTCAAGCTACTCCAGACTGGTGTTGCAGGATATTATTGGTTCAGCCGATGGTGTACAGGTAACGGATCTTGCTGCCGATGGAGGGGAGCTGCTTGAGAAACTAAAAGTTGACAAAGCGGAACTGGTGGTGCTCGATTATGATCTTCCTAATAATGAGGATCTGTTGGTGCTAAAGCGCATTTTTAGTGAAGTACCAGTACCAGTATTACTGTTGCTTCAGCAGGAACAACTTACTTTGGAAATGCTGAAGCAGGCAGTTGAACTTGGAGTGTATGGTGTAGTACTTAAACCGGGCAATAGCCGCTACTATACCAATTACAGAAGTATAGCGCAGGAGGTGCTTCGAAAAGTATTGGCAGTGCGCCAGACTGAACTATATGACACACAGCAAAGGCTCAAGCAGCTGCAGCAAGAGGTAGTGTTTTTGAAAGAGGCCTCGCAGCTTGGAAGGCAAAATAATTCTACTGCCGATACAGTCATTGTGATTGGTGCCTCAACAGGCGGAACGCAGGCAGTAGAAAGCATTGTAAAGCAGCTGTCACCAGATCTGAATGCATCAGTACTGGTAGCATTGCACCTGCCGCAGAACTTTACAAGAACCTACAGCGAGAGGTTACGGTCGCTCACCCCGCTTAAAGTGGTGGAGGGGCACAGGGGTGTAAAGTTATGCCCGGGTAAAATTATTGTAGCTCCAGGAGGCTGCAATATGGTGGTGGAATCCATCATGGGGAGTAGGGAAAACCTCATGGTGTCATTTACAGATGAGGAGCCTGTTCTTTATGATCAGCCATCTATTGACCTGTTAATGCGCTCTGTGGCACAGAGTGCCGTGAAGCAGGTAGTTGGGGTAATCCTGACAGGTATGGGTAAAGATGGTACTTCTGGTGCCTCTTACATCCGAAGCCGCGGAGGAATTGTGGTGGCTCAAAACGAAGAAACGTCGGCCATATTCGGAATGGCTAAATCAGCCATTGATAGCGGGTACATAAATAAGGTGCTTCCATTGCCGGAAATTCCACAGTTCCTGAACAGGTTTGTGGCAGGGCAGCAGCAGGTCAGGGTAACTGACAGTAAATATGAAATCGAGAGAACAGGAATATAA
- a CDS encoding response regulator, whose product MKRILIVDDSFYMRTMLKNMLTDAGYEIVGEAPNGQTALELARETKPDLITLDVILPDNTGLEILKGIRAEQPDQKIIIVSAVGQEVIVNEAMENGAKSYIVKPFSEEKVLEVVSQVLSEEATK is encoded by the coding sequence ATGAAAAGAATATTGATAGTAGATGACTCCTTCTACATGCGCACAATGCTGAAAAACATGCTCACTGATGCGGGCTATGAAATAGTAGGCGAAGCGCCAAATGGACAAACAGCACTGGAGCTGGCAAGAGAAACAAAGCCTGACCTGATCACTCTTGATGTTATTCTGCCTGATAATACAGGACTTGAGATTTTGAAAGGCATCAGAGCAGAGCAGCCAGACCAGAAAATCATTATTGTGAGCGCTGTAGGCCAGGAAGTGATTGTGAATGAGGCCATGGAGAATGGTGCTAAGTCATATATTGTTAAGCCGTTTTCAGAGGAGAAAGTGCTGGAGGTGGTAAGTCAGGTGCTATCTGAGGAGGCCACTAAGTAA
- a CDS encoding chemotaxis protein CheW — MAKEAKKSNKQAASTPSEDQAVASSSEPTATAEKQKDKSVTEAAREQVTPEMVHLIVFRLGAEEYAIRIDQVKEVTVTPGITRMPRTPDFVKGVANIRGDIIAIIDLEKRFNIKTNPNLTNKILSYTLVVEADDYSIGVDVKEMPQSLNLPLTKIDKTPSFLQDVSVSENFIEGIAKTDNRLIIVLDMHKILTQDEINQLPNI, encoded by the coding sequence ATGGCAAAAGAAGCGAAGAAAAGTAATAAACAGGCGGCTTCGACACCATCTGAAGACCAGGCAGTAGCTTCCTCATCGGAGCCTACTGCTACCGCCGAAAAGCAAAAAGATAAATCTGTTACAGAGGCTGCCAGAGAACAGGTAACGCCTGAAATGGTGCACCTAATTGTGTTCAGGCTTGGTGCTGAAGAGTATGCCATCAGGATAGACCAGGTAAAGGAAGTAACAGTTACTCCTGGCATTACGCGTATGCCCCGCACACCTGATTTTGTAAAGGGTGTCGCAAACATACGAGGTGACATTATCGCTATCATTGACCTGGAGAAGCGATTTAATATCAAAACAAATCCTAACCTTACAAATAAGATATTAAGCTACACGCTTGTGGTGGAAGCTGACGATTATAGTATAGGTGTGGACGTGAAGGAAATGCCTCAGTCTCTTAACCTTCCCTTGACTAAGATTGATAAAACACCATCGTTTCTGCAGGACGTGAGCGTTAGCGAAAACTTTATTGAGGGTATCGCCAAAACAGATAACAGGCTTATCATTGTGTTGGATATGCATAAGATCCTGACTCAGGACGAAATCAACCAGTTGCCAAACATTTAG
- a CDS encoding HAMP domain-containing protein, whose protein sequence is MALGKNLKLSKEKLISDVEAKDETIPAPKEKAEKGAATTTVADSPAKASASTGKEQPAQPGKPAPDRLPGAKQPRQGKLPNNPEYISDQLNRVLYALDAFKKGDVSVRLTKQNDDIFADIAEAYNSMVEMIGGVGGEVSRISKVAGVEGNLKARASAENASGFWKDMINNINGLVDSIAVPVLEVGKVLKNISRGNLDETFQIPVSGDFKVMAETINRTIDNLNLFAGEVTRVALEVGTEGKLGGQASVPNVAGVWKDLTDNVNTMASNLTFQVRDIANVATAVAKGDLTQKVSVDVKGELSELKENINRMVDSLNIFAGEVTRVAREVGTEGKLGGQARVPNVGGVWKDLTDNVNTMASNLTSQMRDIANVSTAVAKGDLTQKITVNVRGEMAELKENINQMVDSLNIFAGEVTRVAREVGTEGKLGGQANVPRVEGTWKELTDNVNLMAGNLTSQVRDIANVATAVAKGDLTQKVSVDVKGELGELKDILNEMVDRLNVFGAEVTRVAREVGTEGMLGGQANVPNVAGIWKELTDNVNSMASNLTLQVRDIANVATAVAKGDLSQKITVNVRGELADLKENLNQMVDSLNIFADEVTRVAREVGTEGKLGGQANVPNVGGTWKNLTDNVNTMASNLTSQVRDIANVSTAVAKGDLTQKVSVDVKGELGELKENINRMVDSLNIFAGEVTRVALEVGTEGRLGGQANVPNVGGVWKDLTDNVNIMASNLTTQVRGIAKVATAVAKGDLSQKITVEARGELLDLKENLNQMVDSLNIFGDEVTRVAREVGTEGKLGGQANVPNVGGTWKDLTDNVNYMASNLTSQVRDIAKVATAVAKGDLSQKITVEARGELLDLKENLNQMVDSLNIFADEVTRVAREVGTEGRLGGQANVPKVRGTWKELTDNVNTMASNLTLQVRDIAKVATAVAKGDLTQKVSVDVKGELNELKENMNRMVDSLNIFAGEVTRVSLEVGTEGKLGGQANVPNVAGVWKDLTDNVNTMASNLTTQVRGIVKVVTAVSKGDLTQKLMLEARGEMAELADTINTMVVDLNRLAGEVSRVARVAGVEGKLTERATLQGVGGSWKELVDTLNDLLESIVTPVLDVSRVVRAISEGDLTQKVEAQTAGDILDMANALNLAVDNLNALLGEINDSSLVVGSSSEEMAAKGLEMNKVTLDVALAMQQMAEGAQNQALKTDQAFKLIEEIMKATKETANRAEVVNKSALLGEESSQIGLKTVAEVVKNMEEISSSAALTSKTIEVLSTRSQEISKSLGVITDIAAQTNLLALNAAIEAARAGEAGRGFAVVAEEIRKLAEGSRKSASEIATLVEDVKKDTASAATAISTMEGRVLKGKNATFEASGAFKNIAASSGETLRTAQDILTATEVQKTTIGDVVKYVEEVVAIAEQTASGTQQVASTAKQLSGSMQELTSSSQNLNDIAADLQVSISAFKLIDGNLVFNDKKGLMASMPASQRKDKAASKRISSNNTPRKANGVTRLGEGNSR, encoded by the coding sequence ATGGCCTTAGGTAAAAACTTGAAGTTGAGTAAAGAAAAGCTCATCAGTGACGTAGAAGCCAAAGATGAAACTATACCTGCTCCAAAAGAAAAGGCTGAGAAAGGTGCTGCTACCACAACAGTAGCTGACTCTCCGGCCAAAGCATCTGCTTCAACTGGCAAAGAGCAACCGGCACAGCCGGGTAAACCTGCTCCCGATAGATTGCCAGGTGCTAAACAACCGAGACAAGGCAAACTTCCTAACAACCCTGAGTATATCAGCGACCAGCTGAACAGGGTGCTTTATGCTCTTGATGCCTTCAAGAAAGGTGACGTATCGGTGCGCCTGACAAAGCAGAACGATGACATTTTTGCTGATATCGCCGAGGCCTACAATTCGATGGTGGAAATGATCGGTGGTGTGGGTGGTGAGGTGTCTCGTATCTCTAAAGTTGCGGGTGTGGAGGGAAACCTGAAAGCCCGTGCCTCTGCCGAAAATGCTTCCGGCTTCTGGAAGGATATGATCAACAACATCAACGGCCTGGTGGATTCTATTGCGGTACCGGTACTGGAAGTAGGTAAGGTGCTCAAGAATATCTCCAGAGGTAACCTGGACGAGACTTTCCAAATTCCTGTTTCCGGTGACTTTAAGGTGATGGCAGAGACCATTAACCGTACGATTGATAACCTGAACCTGTTTGCCGGTGAGGTAACGCGTGTGGCTCTGGAAGTAGGTACAGAGGGTAAGTTGGGTGGCCAGGCATCGGTTCCTAATGTTGCTGGTGTGTGGAAGGACCTGACGGATAATGTAAATACCATGGCGTCTAACCTGACCTTTCAGGTGCGTGACATCGCCAATGTTGCGACTGCCGTGGCGAAGGGTGACCTGACCCAGAAAGTGTCGGTGGATGTAAAAGGGGAACTTAGTGAACTAAAGGAGAACATCAACCGAATGGTAGACTCCCTGAATATATTTGCTGGTGAGGTAACCCGTGTGGCCCGCGAAGTGGGTACAGAGGGTAAACTGGGTGGCCAGGCAAGAGTGCCGAATGTTGGTGGTGTATGGAAAGACCTGACTGACAACGTGAATACCATGGCTAGCAACCTTACCTCGCAAATGCGTGACATTGCCAATGTATCAACTGCTGTTGCCAAAGGTGACCTGACGCAGAAGATCACCGTGAACGTGCGTGGCGAGATGGCCGAACTGAAAGAGAACATCAACCAAATGGTGGACTCGCTCAACATATTCGCTGGTGAGGTAACCAGAGTGGCACGTGAGGTAGGTACAGAAGGTAAACTAGGAGGCCAGGCCAATGTACCAAGAGTAGAGGGTACCTGGAAAGAGCTTACTGATAACGTGAACCTGATGGCCGGTAACCTGACTTCTCAGGTACGTGACATCGCTAACGTAGCGACTGCCGTGGCGAAGGGAGACCTGACACAAAAGGTGTCTGTAGACGTGAAAGGTGAGCTGGGCGAGCTGAAAGATATCCTAAACGAAATGGTGGACCGACTGAACGTGTTTGGCGCGGAAGTAACGCGTGTGGCACGTGAGGTAGGTACAGAAGGTATGCTAGGCGGACAAGCCAACGTTCCTAACGTGGCTGGTATCTGGAAGGAGTTAACTGATAATGTGAACTCCATGGCCTCTAACCTGACCCTGCAGGTGCGCGACATTGCCAATGTAGCAACTGCGGTAGCCAAAGGCGACCTGAGCCAGAAAATTACGGTGAATGTGCGCGGTGAGTTGGCCGACCTGAAGGAGAACCTAAACCAGATGGTGGACTCCCTGAACATCTTTGCTGATGAGGTTACTCGTGTGGCACGTGAAGTGGGTACAGAAGGTAAGCTGGGCGGACAGGCTAACGTGCCGAACGTGGGCGGTACCTGGAAGAACCTGACCGACAACGTAAATACCATGGCCTCTAACCTGACTTCTCAGGTACGAGACATTGCCAATGTGTCTACAGCGGTAGCGAAAGGCGACCTGACTCAGAAGGTGTCTGTGGATGTGAAAGGCGAGCTGGGCGAGTTGAAAGAGAACATCAACCGAATGGTGGACTCCCTGAACATTTTTGCCGGTGAAGTAACCAGAGTGGCTCTTGAAGTGGGTACTGAGGGTCGACTAGGCGGACAGGCCAATGTGCCGAACGTTGGAGGCGTTTGGAAAGACTTAACGGATAATGTAAATATAATGGCCTCTAACCTGACAACTCAGGTGCGAGGTATAGCAAAAGTGGCTACTGCGGTAGCTAAAGGCGACCTAAGCCAGAAAATTACGGTTGAAGCCCGCGGAGAGCTCCTTGATTTGAAGGAGAACTTGAATCAAATGGTGGACTCACTCAACATTTTTGGTGATGAGGTTACCAGAGTGGCGCGCGAGGTAGGAACAGAAGGTAAATTAGGAGGTCAGGCCAATGTGCCGAACGTGGGCGGTACCTGGAAGGATCTGACTGACAACGTGAACTACATGGCAAGCAACCTGACTTCTCAGGTTCGTGATATTGCCAAGGTAGCAACTGCGGTAGCGAAAGGTGACCTGAGCCAGAAAATTACGGTTGAAGCCCGCGGAGAGCTCCTTGACCTGAAGGAGAACCTGAACCAAATGGTGGATTCCCTGAACATCTTTGCTGACGAGGTAACCAGAGTGGCACGTGAAGTGGGTACAGAAGGACGTCTGGGTGGCCAAGCCAATGTGCCGAAAGTACGTGGTACCTGGAAGGAACTAACCGACAACGTGAATACCATGGCCTCTAACCTGACCCTTCAGGTGCGCGATATTGCAAAAGTAGCAACAGCCGTGGCGAAGGGTGACTTGACTCAGAAAGTGTCGGTTGATGTAAAAGGTGAGTTGAATGAGCTAAAGGAGAACATGAACCGAATGGTGGACTCTCTGAACATCTTCGCTGGTGAGGTAACGCGTGTATCATTGGAAGTAGGTACGGAAGGTAAGCTAGGCGGACAGGCCAACGTACCTAATGTTGCCGGTGTCTGGAAAGACCTGACAGATAATGTGAATACCATGGCCTCCAATCTGACAACTCAGGTGCGAGGAATTGTGAAAGTAGTAACAGCGGTATCGAAAGGTGACCTGACGCAGAAGCTGATGCTGGAAGCGAGAGGAGAAATGGCTGAACTGGCCGATACGATCAACACCATGGTGGTTGACCTGAACCGTCTTGCTGGTGAGGTATCTCGTGTGGCAAGAGTTGCGGGTGTAGAAGGTAAGCTGACCGAACGCGCCACACTGCAAGGCGTTGGTGGTAGCTGGAAAGAGCTGGTGGATACGCTGAATGACCTGCTAGAGTCCATCGTAACACCAGTACTGGATGTGTCACGTGTGGTACGCGCCATCTCAGAGGGTGACTTAACACAGAAAGTTGAGGCACAGACGGCGGGTGATATTCTGGACATGGCAAACGCACTTAACCTGGCAGTTGACAACCTGAACGCCCTGCTTGGTGAAATCAATGACTCTTCACTGGTTGTAGGTTCTTCATCTGAAGAAATGGCCGCCAAAGGGTTAGAGATGAATAAGGTAACCTTGGATGTGGCCCTTGCCATGCAGCAAATGGCGGAAGGTGCTCAAAACCAAGCCCTCAAAACGGACCAGGCCTTTAAGCTTATTGAGGAGATCATGAAAGCTACCAAGGAGACGGCTAATCGTGCCGAGGTAGTGAACAAATCAGCCCTTCTCGGTGAGGAGAGTTCTCAGATAGGTCTGAAAACAGTAGCAGAAGTGGTGAAAAACATGGAAGAAATCTCCAGCTCTGCTGCACTTACTTCTAAAACTATTGAAGTATTGAGCACACGCTCTCAGGAAATATCCAAATCTCTTGGTGTTATCACTGACATTGCTGCACAAACTAACCTACTTGCCCTGAACGCTGCTATCGAAGCGGCTCGTGCAGGTGAGGCTGGCCGTGGCTTTGCTGTTGTAGCCGAGGAGATCAGAAAGTTGGCCGAAGGTTCGCGTAAGTCTGCAAGTGAGATTGCCACGCTGGTTGAGGACGTGAAGAAAGATACTGCTTCTGCCGCCACAGCGATCTCAACCATGGAGGGCCGTGTATTGAAAGGAAAGAATGCCACTTTTGAGGCATCTGGAGCCTTCAAAAACATTGCTGCTTCCAGCGGTGAAACTCTCCGTACAGCACAGGACATCCTTACAGCAACGGAAGTACAGAAAACTACCATTGGAGACGTAGTGAAATACGTGGAGGAAGTAGTAGCTATTGCTGAGCAGACAGCCTCTGGTACACAGCAGGTAGCTAGCACAGCCAAGCAACTTTCAGGATCGATGCAGGAGCTTACATCATCTTCCCAGAACCTGAATGACATTGCCGCCGATCTGCAGGTAAGTATCTCTGCCTTTAAACTGATAGACGGAAACCTGGTGTTTAATGATAAAAAAGGATTAATGGCTTCTATGCCTGCCAGTCAGCGCAAAGATAAAGCTGCAAGCAAAAGAATCTCATCAAACAACACACCACGCAAAGCAAACGGAGTTACAAGACTGGGAGAAGGTAATTCAAGGTAA
- a CDS encoding ParA family protein: MKTNVVAVINQKGGTGKTTTTINLGSALSKLGKKVLLIDLDPQSNLSYSLAVSNTDATLADVFQGDKGLNDILVEKNGLWVAPGSNDLVDIEISLVSQPEREKFLKSILAKVKGFDFVLIDCPPSLSVLTLNALTAAQEVLIPLQMEVLTLQGLDQITKTVQKVKKALNPKLKIKGIVVVMFDVRRKLSQEVLEYLQDNVQEKIFRSQIRMNVKLAEAPSFGKSVLDYDASSNGARDYAALAEEYLEA; the protein is encoded by the coding sequence ATGAAAACTAATGTGGTGGCCGTAATCAACCAGAAAGGCGGCACTGGCAAAACAACTACAACCATAAACCTTGGCAGCGCCCTCAGTAAGCTGGGCAAAAAAGTGCTGCTAATCGACCTGGACCCTCAGAGCAATCTTTCCTATTCGCTTGCTGTTTCTAATACTGATGCCACCTTGGCTGATGTCTTCCAGGGTGACAAAGGTCTTAACGACATCCTGGTAGAAAAGAACGGCCTTTGGGTAGCACCTGGTTCCAATGACCTGGTGGATATTGAAATATCGCTGGTGTCGCAGCCGGAGCGGGAGAAGTTTCTTAAAAGTATACTGGCAAAGGTTAAGGGGTTTGATTTTGTGCTAATTGATTGCCCGCCGTCTTTGTCGGTGCTAACGCTTAATGCGCTTACTGCTGCACAGGAGGTACTAATTCCATTGCAAATGGAGGTTCTGACGCTGCAAGGGCTGGATCAGATAACAAAAACAGTGCAAAAAGTAAAAAAAGCGCTCAATCCGAAACTTAAAATCAAAGGCATCGTAGTTGTGATGTTTGATGTGCGCCGCAAATTAAGCCAGGAAGTGCTGGAATACTTGCAGGACAACGTGCAGGAGAAGATTTTCAGAAGCCAGATCAGGATGAATGTAAAGCTGGCTGAAGCTCCCTCATTTGGAAAAAGCGTGCTCGACTATGATGCTTCCTCAAATGGCGCAAGAGATTACGCTGCCCTGGCTGAGGAGTACCTGGAGGCATAA